The following proteins are encoded in a genomic region of Arachis stenosperma cultivar V10309 chromosome 4, arast.V10309.gnm1.PFL2, whole genome shotgun sequence:
- the LOC130974952 gene encoding uncharacterized protein LOC130974952 — translation MQNQDAAIEKLETQVGYLFNQTSGNNRSKKEECQAITLRSGKELKGFDQKKLEEESIDEGERQDGDQSPTSKSQKEEGKLKPDVPRFLKKLMTKKRSWKNNETVILTEEYSAIIQHKLPQKLKDPGSFQIPCVIGEITVEKALCDLGASINLMSVAMMRKMNIEEAKPTKMALQLADRSFKFPHGIVENLLVKVGKFIFPADFVILDMQEEPKAFIILRRPFLATAGAVINVQKGDLTLRLHNEEMTFNVFKAMSYPPEQSGECMRLDALEEEVHDDFEEEEPEEPERVVGEEYESSEEVAATEIHTQEAPKVENQKSEAPKLELKALPPTLKYAYLGKNGSYPVIISSSLNQDQEDELLQVLRRHKDAIGWTLADLKGISSAICMHKILLEEDAKPSIQSQRRLNPIMKEVVQKEVMKLWQGGVIYPISDSPWVNPVHVVPKKGGITVVPNERNELIPTRTVTGWRMCIDYRKLNEATRKDHFPLPFMDQMLERLAGHAFYYFLDGYSGYNQIVLPTSPSPGIEEMSRDQSGFELGKMSLHGDRRNSPWS, via the exons ATGCAGAACCAAGATGCTGCCATTGAGAAGCTTGAAACACAAGTTGGTTACCTATTCAATCAGACTTCTGGCAACAACAGAAGTAAAAAGGAGGAGTGTCAAGCTATCACTCTAAGGAGTGGGAAGGAACTGAAGGGATTTGACCAGAAGAAACTAGAAGAAGAGTCAATTGACGAAGGAGAAAGGCAAGATGGAGATCAGAGCCCAACTTCTAAAAGtcaaaaagaagaagggaagcTGAAGCCGGATGTCCCGAGA ttcttaaagaaGCTCATGACTaagaagagaagctggaagAACAACGAAACTGTGATACTGACCGAAGAATACAGTGCTATCATTCAGCATAAATTACCCCAGAAATtgaaggatccagggagttttcagATCCCCTGTGTCATAGGTGAGATCACGGTAGAGAAGGCTCTTTGTGACCTAGGAGCCAGCATCAATTTGATGTCAGTAGCTATGATGAGGAAGATGAATATCGAAGAGGctaaaccaacaaagatggCCCTACAATTGGCAGACCGATCATTCAAGTTCCCTCACGGCATAGTAGAGAATTTGTTGGTAAAGGTGGGAAAGTTCATATtcccagcagattttgtgatcctggataTGCAAGAGGAACCCAAGGCTTTCATTATCCTGAGGAGGCCCTTCTTGGCCACTGCAGGAGCTGTCATTAACGTCCAAAAAGGTGACCTCACCTTGAGATTACACAATGAAGAGATGACCTTCAACGTATTCAAGGCCATGAGTTACCCACCAGAGCAATCTGGGGAATGCATGAGGTTAGATGCGCTTGAGGAAGAAGTACATGATGACTTTGAGGAAGAAGAACCTGAAGAGCCAGAGAGGGTAGTAGGGGAGGAATATGAATCAAGTGAAGAGGTTGCAGCAACAGAAATTCATACACAAGAAGCGCCCAAGGTGGAAAATCAAAAGTCAGAGGCACCAAAGCTTGAGCTCAAAGCACTGCCACCTACTCTCAAATATGCATATTTGGGGAAAAACGGAAGTTACCCAGTAATCATAAGCTCATCCCTCAACCAGGATCAAGAGGATGAACTACTCCAAGTACTGCGGAGGCACAAGGATGCCATTGGATGGACTCTTGCTGACCTGAAAGGAATAAGCTcagccatatgcatgcacaagatactgcTAGAAGAAGATGCCAAACCATCCATTCAATCTCAAAGGAGGCTGAACCCAATTATGAaagaggtggtgcagaaagaggttaTGAAGTTATGGCAGGGAGGGGTGATATACCCTATCTCAGACAGCCCATGGGTCAACCCTGTACATGTTGTcccaaagaaaggaggaataACTGTAGTTCCAAATGAGAGGAACGAATTAATTCCTACAAGGACCGTCACTGGATGgcggatgtgcatagactacagAAAACTCAATGAAGCTACACGAAAAGATCATTTTCCGCTTCCATTCATGGACCAGATGTTGGAACGACTTGCAGGCCatgcattttattattttctcgATGGCtattcaggatataaccaaatagtg TTGCCTACATCACCTAGCCCTGGTATTGAAGAGATGTCAAGAGACCAATCTGGTTttgaactgggaaaaatgtcacttcatggtgacAGGAGGAATAGTCCTTGGTCATAA